Proteins encoded together in one Carya illinoinensis cultivar Pawnee chromosome 3, C.illinoinensisPawnee_v1, whole genome shotgun sequence window:
- the LOC122303888 gene encoding equilibrative nucleotide transporter 3-like isoform X1, giving the protein MAAPYENVPPANLEGKYMAIIVCWLLGNGCLFSWNSMLTIGDYYSYLFPKYHSARVLTLVYQPFALGTLAILAYHEAKMNTRRRNLFGYILFFISSFLVLVLDLATSGKGGLGTFIGTCAISGAFGVADAHVQGGMVGDLSFMRPEFIQSFLAGLAASGILTSALRLITKAAFESTKDGLRKGALLFFAISTFFELLCVLLYAFAFPKLAIVKYYRSKAASEGSKTVSADLAAGGIQTLPQQEAEEDPKQLERLSNKELLFQNIDYALDMFLIYVLTLSIFPGFLSEDTGSHGLGAWYALVLIAMYNVWDLIGRYIPLLKFLKLESRKGLMIAILSRFLLIPAFYFTAKYGDQGWMILLTSFLGLTNGYLTVCVLTSAPKGYKGPEQNALGNLLVLFLLGGIFAGVTLDWLWLIGKGW; this is encoded by the exons ATGGCAGCCCCTTATGAAAATGTGCCTCCTGCTAATCTTGAG GGAAAGTATATGGCAATTATAGTATGCTGGCTTCTTGGAAACGGGTGCCTTTTTTCATGGAACAGTATGCTTACGATTGGAGATTACTATTCTTACCTGTTCCCG AAATACCATTCTGCAAGGGTTTTGACACTTGTATATCAGCCATTTGCCCTTGGAACACTTGCAATATTGGCATACCATGAGGCAAAAATGAATACTAGACGAAGAAACCTATTTGGCTATATCCTGTTTTTTATAAGCTCTTTTTTGGTTTTAGTT TTGGATTTAGCTACTTCTGGAAAAGGGGGACTTGGAACTTTTATTGGAACATGTGCCATTAGCGGTGCTTTTGGAGTTGCAGATGCTCATGTGCAGGGGGGAATGGTTGGGGATCTCTCCTTCATGCGACCTGAATTCATTCAA TCTTTCCTTGCTGGCTTGGCTGCATCAGGGATTCTAACCTCTGCTTTGAGGTTGATAACAAAAGCAGCTTTTGAAAGTACCAAGGATGGTCTTCGCAAGGGTGCAC TTTTGTTCTTTGCCATTTCCACCTTTTTCGAGCTTCTTTGTGTTCTTCTCTATGCATTTGCCTTTCCGAAACTTGCAATTGTGAAGTATTACCGTTCAAAGGCAGCCTCAGAAGGATCAAAAACTGTTTCAGCTGACCTTGCTGCTGGCGGCATCCAAACCTTACCACAACAAGAG GCTGAGGAAGACCCAAAACAACTTGAGCGGCTAAGCAACAAAGAATTGTTATTTCAGAACATTGATTATGCACTTGATATGTTTCTGATATATGTTCTGACACTATCTATTTTCCCTGGATTCTTATCTGAAGATACTGGATCTCACGGCTTAGGTGCATG GTATGCTCTTGTTTTGATTGCAATGTATAATGTATGGGATCTTATTGGAAGATACATTCCACTCTTGAAATTCCTGAAGTTGGAATCACGGAAAGGTCTCATGATAGCAATTCTTTCTCGGTTTTTACTCATCCCAGCATTCTATTTCACGGCCAAGTATGGTGACCAAGGCTGGATGATACTGCTCACATCCTTCTTGGGGTTAACAAATGGTTACCTCACTGTCTGCGTCCTTACTTCTGCGCCAAAAGGTTACAAG GGACCGGAGCAGAATGCCCTGGGAAACCTTCTGGTTTTGTTTCTTCTAGGAGGTATTTTTGCAGGGGTGACACTCGACTGGCTGTGGCTAATAGGCAAAGGCTGGTGA
- the LOC122303888 gene encoding equilibrative nucleotide transporter 3-like isoform X2 yields MLASWKRVPFFMEQYAYDWRLLFLPVPGISSLSQKYHSARVLTLVYQPFALGTLAILAYHEAKMNTRRRNLFGYILFFISSFLVLVLDLATSGKGGLGTFIGTCAISGAFGVADAHVQGGMVGDLSFMRPEFIQSFLAGLAASGILTSALRLITKAAFESTKDGLRKGALLFFAISTFFELLCVLLYAFAFPKLAIVKYYRSKAASEGSKTVSADLAAGGIQTLPQQEAEEDPKQLERLSNKELLFQNIDYALDMFLIYVLTLSIFPGFLSEDTGSHGLGAWYALVLIAMYNVWDLIGRYIPLLKFLKLESRKGLMIAILSRFLLIPAFYFTAKYGDQGWMILLTSFLGLTNGYLTVCVLTSAPKGYKGPEQNALGNLLVLFLLGGIFAGVTLDWLWLIGKGW; encoded by the exons ATGCTGGCTTCTTGGAAACGGGTGCCTTTTTTCATGGAACAGTATGCTTACGATTGGAGATTACTATTCTTACCTGTTCCCGGTATATCAAGTCTCTCTCAG AAATACCATTCTGCAAGGGTTTTGACACTTGTATATCAGCCATTTGCCCTTGGAACACTTGCAATATTGGCATACCATGAGGCAAAAATGAATACTAGACGAAGAAACCTATTTGGCTATATCCTGTTTTTTATAAGCTCTTTTTTGGTTTTAGTT TTGGATTTAGCTACTTCTGGAAAAGGGGGACTTGGAACTTTTATTGGAACATGTGCCATTAGCGGTGCTTTTGGAGTTGCAGATGCTCATGTGCAGGGGGGAATGGTTGGGGATCTCTCCTTCATGCGACCTGAATTCATTCAA TCTTTCCTTGCTGGCTTGGCTGCATCAGGGATTCTAACCTCTGCTTTGAGGTTGATAACAAAAGCAGCTTTTGAAAGTACCAAGGATGGTCTTCGCAAGGGTGCAC TTTTGTTCTTTGCCATTTCCACCTTTTTCGAGCTTCTTTGTGTTCTTCTCTATGCATTTGCCTTTCCGAAACTTGCAATTGTGAAGTATTACCGTTCAAAGGCAGCCTCAGAAGGATCAAAAACTGTTTCAGCTGACCTTGCTGCTGGCGGCATCCAAACCTTACCACAACAAGAG GCTGAGGAAGACCCAAAACAACTTGAGCGGCTAAGCAACAAAGAATTGTTATTTCAGAACATTGATTATGCACTTGATATGTTTCTGATATATGTTCTGACACTATCTATTTTCCCTGGATTCTTATCTGAAGATACTGGATCTCACGGCTTAGGTGCATG GTATGCTCTTGTTTTGATTGCAATGTATAATGTATGGGATCTTATTGGAAGATACATTCCACTCTTGAAATTCCTGAAGTTGGAATCACGGAAAGGTCTCATGATAGCAATTCTTTCTCGGTTTTTACTCATCCCAGCATTCTATTTCACGGCCAAGTATGGTGACCAAGGCTGGATGATACTGCTCACATCCTTCTTGGGGTTAACAAATGGTTACCTCACTGTCTGCGTCCTTACTTCTGCGCCAAAAGGTTACAAG GGACCGGAGCAGAATGCCCTGGGAAACCTTCTGGTTTTGTTTCTTCTAGGAGGTATTTTTGCAGGGGTGACACTCGACTGGCTGTGGCTAATAGGCAAAGGCTGGTGA
- the LOC122303889 gene encoding uncharacterized GPI-anchored protein At4g28100 gives MFSLTIIFRSFICLWFTVYNARAGFLSEPANGHDQPLNPGEYSVPAYPVQTQTQTCRLDLSTELFGGVSEACGKNLDRSRCCPVLAAWLFAAHARSALQVSSAPAPAAEEDLPMMPDDAQRCVNTLQSSLLNRGIRIPQPNASCDAILCFCGIRLHQISSLSCPAAFNVTGFHNATPTASVRNLEKNCRNSSYSGCTKCLGALQKLKGGYKNGTGGDMATSERASKMFNRDCQLMGLTWLLARNKTAYIPTVSAVLRAIMYSAHPPHESTCSPDQENMPLAVDSLQFQKDQSSSPSILRFPILPLIICVSLIV, from the exons ATGTTCTCTCTTACGATCATCTTTAGGTCTTTTATTTGCTTGTGGTTTACGGTTTACAACGCTCGAGCCGGTTTTCTTTCTGAACCGGCTAATGGCCATGACCAGCCGTTGAACCCGGGAGAGTACTCGGTCCCGGCCTACCCGGTTCAGACTCAGACCCAGACCTGCCGGCTCGACCTCTCAACAGAGCTCTTCGGCGGCGTGAGCGAGGCCTGCGGTAAGAACCTCGACCGAAGCCGCTGCTGCCCCGTTTTGGCCGCGTGGCTTTTCGCTGCTCACGCCAGGTCGGCTCTGCAGGTGTCATCGGCTCCGGCTCCCGCGGCGGAAGAAGACCTCCCGATGATGCCGGACGACGCGCAGAGGTGTGTGAACACGCTGCAAAGCTCACTGTTGAACCGGGGCATTCGGATTCCACAGCCGAACGCGAGCTGTGACGCCATCCTTTGCTTTTGTGGGATTCGGCTACACCAGATTAGCTCGCTGAGCTGTCCCGCGGCTTTCAACGTTACTGGGTTTCACAATGCCACTCCGACGGCTTCCGTCAGGAATTTGGAGAAGAATTGCCGGAATTCTTCTTATTCTGGTTGCACCAAGTGCCTTGGTGCTCTTCAAAAG CTCAAGGGTGGATACAAAAACGGGACGGGAGGGGACATGGCCACGAGCGAGAGGGCGAGCAAGATGTTCAACAGGGACTGCCAGCTAATGGGGCTGACTTGGCTGTTGGCGCGCAACAAAACGGCCTATATTCCTACGGTCTCGGCCGTGTTACGGGCCATCATGTACAGTGCGCATCCGCCGCACGAGTCTACGTGCAGCCCCGATCAGGAGAACATGCCACTCGCCGTGGATTCCCTGCAGTTCCAGAAAGACCAGTCCTCATCGCCGTCCATACTTCGGTTTCCCATTTTGCCACTAATCATTTGCGTTTCCCTGATcgtgtaa